In Leptospira sp. WS58.C1, a single genomic region encodes these proteins:
- a CDS encoding chemotaxis protein CheD yields MEPEIVRDIFLQPGGFYWGENGTRIRTLLGSCVALCFWHPYSKVGGMAHIMLPKRPSHITEPHPKYADDALETFLKQFQKLGERPGRFVCKVFGGASMFSPEEDKIEEVKRIVEIGEKNVESVLDLVRKANIDLTASNIGGKSHRKIYFSLWDGEVYMENPKS; encoded by the coding sequence ATGGAACCTGAGATCGTACGGGATATTTTCCTACAACCGGGAGGTTTCTATTGGGGGGAAAATGGTACAAGGATCCGCACACTTTTAGGTTCCTGCGTAGCATTATGTTTTTGGCATCCTTATTCCAAAGTGGGCGGAATGGCTCATATCATGTTGCCGAAAAGACCCTCCCATATTACGGAGCCCCATCCGAAATATGCGGACGATGCGCTGGAAACTTTCCTAAAACAATTCCAAAAATTAGGAGAAAGACCCGGCAGATTCGTTTGCAAAGTTTTCGGCGGTGCGTCCATGTTCTCCCCCGAAGAAGATAAAATTGAGGAAGTAAAGAGGATCGTGGAAATCGGCGAAAAGAATGTGGAATCCGTATTGGATTTAGTCCGCAAAGCGAATATAGATCTAACAGCTTCCAATATCGGAGGTAAATCTCACCGAAAAATATATTTCTCCCTTTGGGACGGAGAAGTATACATGGAAAATCCAAAAAGTTAG